In Antennarius striatus isolate MH-2024 chromosome 10, ASM4005453v1, whole genome shotgun sequence, one DNA window encodes the following:
- the thoc3 gene encoding THO complex subunit 3: MKMASRYYQEMQESFRNNNKSREFPAHTAKVHSVAWSCDGRRLASGSFDKTASVFVLERDRLVKENNYRGHGDSVDQLCWHPSNPDLFVTASGDKTIRIWDVRTTKCIATVNTKGENINICWSPDDQTIAVGNKEDVVTFIDAKTHRSRAEEQFKFEVNEISWNNDNDMFFLTNGNGCINILSYPELKPIQSINAHPSNCICIKFDPTGKYFATGSADALVSLWDVEELVCVRCFSRLDWPVRTLSFSHDGKMLASASEDHFIDIAEVETGEKLWEVQCDSPTFTVAWHPKRPLLAYACDDKEGKYENNREAGTVKLFGLPNDS; this comes from the exons ATGAAGATGGCTTCGCGATACTATCAGGAGATGCAGGAGAGCTTtagaaacaacaataaaagcCGAGAATTCCCAGCTCACACAGCGAAAGTTCACTCGGTGGCGTGGAGCTGTGACGGCCGGAGGCTGGCCTCCGGTTCTTTCGATAAAACCGCCAGCGTGTTCGTCCTGGAGAGGGACCGGCTG GTGAAGGAAAACAACTACAGAGGTCACGGCGACAGTGTTGATCAGCTCTGTTGGCATCCATCCAACCCCGATCTGTTTGTTACGGCATCAGGAGACAAGACCATCCGCATCTGGGACGTCCGCACCACCAAATGCATTGCCACTGTCAATACGAAAG GAGAGAACATCAACATCTGCTGGAGCCCTGATGATCAGACCATTGCCGTTGGGAATAAAGAGGATGTGGTGACCTTCATTGACGCCAAGACGCATCGATCCAGAGCCGAAGAGCAGTTCAAGTTCGAGGTGAACGAAATCTCCTGGAACAATGACAACGACATGTTCTTCCTCACCAACGGAAACGGATGCATCAACATTCTGAG CTATCCGGAGCTGAAGCCCATCCAGTCCATCAACGCTCACCCGTCCAATTGCATCTGCATCAAGTTCGACCCCACAGGGAAGTACTTTGCCACAGGAAGTGCCGACGCCTTGGTCAGCCTGTGGGATGTGGAGGAACTGGTGTGTGTACGCTGCTTCTCCAG GCTGGATTGGCCTGTGAGGACACTGAGCTTCAGCCACGATGGCAAAATGTTGGCGTCAGCCTCCGAGGATCACTTCATCGATATCGCCGAGGTGGAAACAG GAGAGAAGCTGTGGGAGGTGCAGTGTGATTCTCCCACCTTCACCGTTGCCTGGCACCCCAAGAGGCCTCTGCTGGCCTACGCCTGTGACGACAAGGAGGGCAAATACGAAAACAACCGGGAGGCGGGCACGGTGAAGCTCTTTGGCCTGCCCAACGACTCGTGA